A genomic window from Hyla sarda isolate aHylSar1 chromosome 10, aHylSar1.hap1, whole genome shotgun sequence includes:
- the LOC130294249 gene encoding uncharacterized protein LOC130294249 gives MEDIGDTRDTEDTGDTEDTGDTEDTEDTGDTEDTRDTEDTGDTEDTGDTEDTGDMEDTEDTGEMEDMEDTGDTEDTGETEDTGDTEDTGEMEDMEDTGDTEDTGDMEDTGGTEDTGDMEDTGGTEDTGGTEDMEDTGGTEDTEDTGDTEDTEDTGHTEDTGDTEDTGDMEDTEDTGDMEDTEDTGDMEDTEDTGDTEDTGDTEDTGDTEDTGDTEDTGGTEDTGDTEDTGDMEDTGGTEDTGDTGDTGDTGDTGDTEDTGDTEDTGDTEDTEDTEDTEDTGDTGDTEDTGDTGDTEDTEDTEDTGDTGDTGDTEDTEDTEDTEDTEDTGDTEDTGDMEDTGGTEDTGDTGDTGDTEDTGDTEDTGDTGDTEDTEDTEDTEDTGDTGDTGDTEDTGDTGDTGDTEDTEDTGDTEDTGDTEDTEDTEDTGDMEDTEDTGEMEDMEDTGDTEDTGEMEDTEDTGDTEDTGDTEDTEDTEDTGDTGDTEDTEDTGDTEDTEDTGDTEDTEDTGDTGDTEDTEDTGDTGDTGDTEDTGDTEDTEDTEDTGDTGDTGDTEDTGDTEDTGDTEDTGDTEDTEDTEDTEDTEDTGDTEDTGDTEDTGDTEDTGDTEDTGDTEDTEDTGDTGDTGDTEDTGNTEDTGNTEDTGDTEDTGDTEDTGDTEDTGDTEDTGDTEDTEDTEDTEDTEDTGDTEDTGDTEDTGDTEDTGDTEDTGDTEDIGDTEDTGDTEDTEDTGDMEDTEDTGEMEDTGDTEDTGEMEDTEDTGDTEDTGDTEDTEDTGDTGETEDTEDTGDTEDTGDTEDTGDTEDTEDTGDTGDTGDTEDTGDTGDTGDTEDTGDTEDTEDTEDTGDTGDTGDTEDTGDTEDTGDTEDTEDTEDTEDTEDTGDTGDTGNTEDTGNTEDTGNTEDTGDTEDTGDTEDTGDTEDTGDTEDTGDTEDTGDTEDTEDTEDTEDTGDTEDTGDTGDTEDTGDTEDTGDTEDTGDTEDTGDTEDTGDTEDTGDTEDTGDTEDAEDTEDTEDTEDTGDTEDTGNTEDTGGTEDTGNTEDTGDTEDTGNTEDTGDTEDTGNTEDTGNTEDTGDTEDTGNTEDTGNTEDTGDTEDTGDTEDTGDTEDTGNTEDTGDTEDTGDTEDTGGSL, from the exons ATGGAGGATATAGGAGACACTCGGGACACAGAGGACACAGGGGACACAGAggacacaggggacacagaagacacagaggacacaGGGGATACAGAAGACACTCGGGACACAGAGGACACAGGGGACACAGAGGACACAGGGGACACGGAGGACACAGGGGACATGGAGGACACGGAGGACACAGGGGAAATGGAGGACATGGAGGACACAGGGGACACGGAGGACACAGGGGAAACGGAGGACACAGGGGACACAGAGGACACAGGGGAAATGGAGGACATGGAGGACACAGGGGACACGGAGGACACAGGGGATATGGAGGACACAGGGGGCACGGAGGACACAGGGGACATGGAGGATACAGGGGGCACGGAGGACACAGGGGGCACGGAGGACATGGAGGACACAGGGGGCACAGAGGACACGGAGGATACAGGGGACACGGAGGACACGGAGGATACAGGGCACACGGAGGACACAGGGGACACGGAGGACACAGGGGACATGGAGGACACGGAGGACACAGGGGACATGGAGGACACGGAGGACACAGGGGACATGGAGGACACGGAGGACACAGGGGACACGGAGGACACAGGGGACACGGAGGACACAGGGGACACGGAGGACACAGGGGACACGGAGGACACAGGGGGCACGGAGGACACAGGGGACACGGAGGACACAGGGGACATGGAGGACACAG GGGGCACAGAGGACACAGGGGACACAGGGGATACAGGGGACACAGGGGATACAGGGGACACGGAGGACACAGGGGACACGGAGGACACAGGGGACACggaggacacagaggacacaGAGGACACGGAGGACACGGGGGACACGGGGGACACTGAGGACACAGGGGACACAGGGGACACtgaggacacagaggacacaGAGGACACAGGGGACACAGGGGACACAGGGGACACGGAGGACACGGAGGACACGGAGGACACAGAGGACACGGAGGACACGGGGGACACTGAGGACACAGGGGACATGGAGGACACAG GGGGCACAGAGGACACAGGGGACACAGGGGATACAGGGGACACGGAGGACACAGGGGACACGGAGGACACAGGGGACACAGGGGACACGGAGGACACGGAGGACACAGAGGACACGGAGGACACGGGGGACACGGGGGACACGGGGGACACTGAGGACACAGGGGACACAGGGGACACAGGGGACACAGAGGACACAGAGGACACAGGGGACACAGAGGACACAGGGGACACGGAGGACACGGAGGACACGGAGGACACAGGGGACATGGAGGACACGGAGGACACAGGGGAAATGGAGGACATGGAGGACACAGGGGACACAGAGGACACAGGGGAAATGGAGGACACGGAGGACACAGGGGACACGGAGGACACAGGGGACACTGAGGATACAGAGGACACAGAGGACACAGGGGACACAGGGGACACAGAGGACACGGAGGACACAGGGGACACGGAGGACACTGAGGACACAGGGGACACtgaggacacagaggacacaGGGGACACAGGGGATACAGAGGACACAGAGGACACAGGGGACACAGGGGATACAGGGGACACGGAGGACACAGGGGACACTGAGGATACAGAGGACACAGAGGACACAGGGGACACAGGGGATACAGGGGACACAGAGGACACAGGGGACACAGAGGATACAGGGGACACAGAGGACACAGGGGACACAGAGGACACGGAGGACACGGAGGACacggaggacacagaggatacagGGGACACAGAGGACACAGGGGACACAGAGGACACAGGGGACACAGAGGATACAGGGGACACAGAGGACACAGGGGACACAGAGGACACAGAGGACACAGGGGACACAGGGGATACAGGGGACACTGAGGACACAGGGAACACTGAGGACACAGGGAACACAGAGGATACAGGGGACACAGAGGATACAGGGGACACAGAGGACACAGGGGACACAGAGGATACAGGGGACACAGAGGACACAGGGGACACAGAGGACACGGAGGACACGGAGGACacggaggacacagaggatacagGGGACACAGAGGACACAGGGGACACAGAGGACACAGGGGACACAGAGGATACAGGGGACACAGAGGACACAGGGGACACAGAGGATATAGGGGACACAGAGGACACAGGGGACACGGAGGACACGGAGGACACAGGGGACATGGAGGACACGGAGGACACAGGGGAAATGGAGGACACAGGGGACACAGAGGACACAGGGGAAATGGAGGACACGGAGGACACAGGGGACACGGAGGACACAGGGGACACTGAGGATACAGAGGACACAGGGGACACAGGGGAGACAGAGGACACGGAGGACACAGGGGACACGGAGGACACAGGGGACACTGAGGACACAGGGGACACtgaggacacagaggacacaGGGGACACAGGGGATACAGGGGACACAGAGGACACAGGGGACACAGGGGATACAGGGGACACGGAGGACACAGGGGACACTGAGGATACAGAGGACACAGAGGACACAGGGGACACAGGGGATACAGGGGACACAGAGGACACAGGGGACACAGAGGACACAGGGGACACAGAGGACACGGAGGACACggaggacacagaggacacaGAGGACACAGGGGACACAGGGGATACAGGGAACACTGAGGACACAGGGAACACAGAGGACACAGGGAACACAGAGGACACAGGGGACACAGAGGATACAGGGGACACAGAGGATACAGGGGACACAGAGGACACAGGGGACACAGAGGATACAGGGGACACAGAGGACACAGGGGACACAGAGGACACGGAGGACacggaggacacagaggatacagGGGACACAGAGGACACAGGGGACACAGGGGACACAGAGGATACAGGGGACACAGAGGACACAGGGGACACAGAGGATACAGGGGACACAGAGGATACAGGGGACACAGAGGACACAGGGGACACAGAGGATACAGGGGACACAGAGGACACAGGGGACACAGAGGACGCGGAGGACACGGAGGACacggaggacacagaggatacagGGGACACAGAGGATACAGGGAACACAGAGGACACAGGGGGCACAGAGGATACAGGGAACACAGAGGACACAGGGGACACAGAGGACACAGGGAACACAGAGGATACAGGGGACACAGAGGATACAGGGAACACAGAGGACACAGGGAACACAGAGGATACAGGGGACACAGAGGATACAGGGAACACAGAGGATACAGGGAACACAGAGGATACAGGGGACACAGAGGACACAGGGGACACAGAGGACACAGGGGACACAGAGGACACAGGGAACACAGAGGATACAGGGGACACAGAGGATACAGGGGACACAGAGGACACAGGGGGCAGCCTATGA